TGATTTCCGGGACAACCGAAAATCCCACCATCGGCATCTTGGATACCGAAGGGCACGGAATCGACCTGCGCAATTGCGGCGTCATTGCTCCCACCCTGCGTTCACTGTTGCCGGTGATTGAGCGATTCATCAAAGAGCTAAAGCTGATCCCTTACGACGTACCGAAGCGTAAAGGCGAACTCAAGCATGTGATCCTGACGCTATCGGATACCGGAGCCGTGATGGTTCGGTGGGTACTGCGCACCAAAAAACACTTTGTTGCGCTGCGTGATTCGCTCCCGCAATTTCTTGAACAGTTGCCACACCGTAGCGTTGTCTCGGTGAATTTCCTACCCGAACATAAGGCCGTGTTGGAAGGGGAGGAAGAAATTATTCTGACTCGTCGCACGACCTTGGAATTTGGTCTGAACGGTGTGCCCATGCACCTGCGCCCGCAAGGGTTCTTCCAAACCAATACCGAAATCGCAGCGGCACTGTATCGTCAGGCTCGCCAATGGATCAATGATGTTGACCCGGAGAGCGTGTGGGACCTGTACAGCGGTGTCGGCGGCTTTGCACTCCATTGCGCCGGCGAAAATCGTACTGTGTATGGCATTGAAACCAGCAGCGAAGCAGTGGCAGCAGCACAGACTAGCGCGCAGTCTCTGGATCTGGTTGATGCGCACTTTGTGGCCCAAGACGCTACAGAATTCGCATTGAACGCAGGCTGGGCTCCGGACGCGCTCATCGTCAATCCGCCACGGCGCGGAATTTCTGCGGAGCTCTCAGCATGGCTCAATGATTCCGATATTCAGCACGTGATCTACTCCAGCTGTAACGCAAAGTCCTTAGCACGGGACCTCGAGCGTCTGGGAAACTACACACCACAACTGGCACGCGTGATGGACATGTTCCCCCAGACTGACCACTACGAGGTCATCGTCAAGCTGGAGCGAAAAGCAGCTTAGCGGTCCAGCGTTGCAGTGCGTCGATCGAGGCGGCCGACAATTTCATCGACCAGGTGCGGATCGACATTTGGCTCTCGACGGGCCTTGAGCAATTCATCGCGGGCCGCTTCCAAAGCGATGGCCTGAATCGAATCGGCCTTAGCGATGACCGCACGAATCTGGGTGTATTTCTCATCGGAAATTGCATCGTGCGGATCTGGATCCTTGGCCAGAATTGAGTGCAAAGAATTCATACGGCGGCGGACGGCTTGCTGGTAGTTCTCCGGAAGTTCCTGCAACTCAACGTTCTTACGCAGCGCGGAGAGTGCAACCGCCTCGGCCCGACGAGCTAGCGCACGGCGGGCTCGTTTGGTGTCCTGTTCGTTGTTGCGCAGCTTCAATACGCGCATCAGTGCTGGCAGGGTGAGTCCCGGTACAACTAGCGTGCACAGCAATACGGAGCAGGCCGCCACGACGACAAAGTTGCGTTCTTCGATGACCGTTCCATCGGCTGTGACATGTGGGAGCGCTAGCGCCAGCGCCAAGGTTGCCAATCCGCGCATGCCACACCAGGTCAGTACCAATGCGTCCTTGCGAGCAGGAATCTTTGGCTTATTACGATTCGGCATGTAGTAGGTCCCGAGCATCCACAGGGCACGAACCGCAATGACAACGAAGCAAATCGCGGCGATGCCAGGGATATAGCCGATGAGGTTACTGCCCTCTTCCTGGATGACCTGATTCATCTCGATGCCCATCAGACCAAAGGCCAGACCCGTAGCCAACAGTTCGAGAACTTCCCAGAAGGCTTGACGCGTTAGGCGCTCGGCGGAGTCCTGTGGGCGGTCTCGGCGAACCATTTCTAGTGCGGTCACCACTACAGCGATCACGCCGGAGACGTGGACTTCTTCTGCGATCATGTACACGGCGTAGGGTGCCACGAGGGTGGCTGCACAACGGGCTGCGAGGTTAGGGACAAAGCGGTTTAGTGCACCGATCACCCAACCCATGGCTAGGCCGAGAACAACAGCGCCTGCTGCACCGATCAGGAACTGCGGGATGATTTCCAACCCGACTTCTGAATTATTCACGGTCGCCTGGACAGCCAACTGGAAGATCACAATTGCCATGGCGTCGTTGAATAGGCCTTCGGTCTCCAGCAACGAAGTCAGGCGTCGTGGCATGTTCACCTTGGTGGCGATGGCATCCACGGCTACCGGGTCAGGTGGTGCGACGATGGCGCCCAAGGCCAGCGCCAGTGGGATGGAGACGATGGGTGAAAACGCCAAGGCCGTAGCTGCTACGGTACCGGCGGTCACCACGATCAAGACCACCGCTAGACGGATTAAAGCTTTCCAACGGAACCTGAACACTGACCAACTGCTTCGTTGAGCCGTCGCGAAAAGCAACGGAGGCAAGAAGATGGGCAAGATTAATTCTGGTTCGATATGCATTTCGGGCATGAACGGCAAGAAACCGGCCAGGGTCGCGAAAATGAGCATGAGGATCGGGTACGGCAGTTTGATGCGTTCACCTACGCCAACGATCAGAATAGTAGCGAACAGTAATCCGATAATCAGCAGGAAAAAATCCATAGTCATCTAATAGTAGTTGATTTACCCAACTAAATTGATCATTATTTCGCTCAAAGTCCGCGTGGGAAAAGGAATTCTGCATCATTCCATTG
The nucleotide sequence above comes from Glutamicibacter sp. B1. Encoded proteins:
- the rlmC gene encoding 23S rRNA (uracil(747)-C(5))-methyltransferase RlmC, translating into MECLYFSASRCRSCTQMTVPYARQLQAKVEDCQNLLSDFDSLKFLPAQASNEQGFRNKAKMVISGTTENPTIGILDTEGHGIDLRNCGVIAPTLRSLLPVIERFIKELKLIPYDVPKRKGELKHVILTLSDTGAVMVRWVLRTKKHFVALRDSLPQFLEQLPHRSVVSVNFLPEHKAVLEGEEEIILTRRTTLEFGLNGVPMHLRPQGFFQTNTEIAAALYRQARQWINDVDPESVWDLYSGVGGFALHCAGENRTVYGIETSSEAVAAAQTSAQSLDLVDAHFVAQDATEFALNAGWAPDALIVNPPRRGISAELSAWLNDSDIQHVIYSSCNAKSLARDLERLGNYTPQLARVMDMFPQTDHYEVIVKLERKAA
- a CDS encoding cation:proton antiporter is translated as MDFFLLIIGLLFATILIVGVGERIKLPYPILMLIFATLAGFLPFMPEMHIEPELILPIFLPPLLFATAQRSSWSVFRFRWKALIRLAVVLIVVTAGTVAATALAFSPIVSIPLALALGAIVAPPDPVAVDAIATKVNMPRRLTSLLETEGLFNDAMAIVIFQLAVQATVNNSEVGLEIIPQFLIGAAGAVVLGLAMGWVIGALNRFVPNLAARCAATLVAPYAVYMIAEEVHVSGVIAVVVTALEMVRRDRPQDSAERLTRQAFWEVLELLATGLAFGLMGIEMNQVIQEEGSNLIGYIPGIAAICFVVIAVRALWMLGTYYMPNRNKPKIPARKDALVLTWCGMRGLATLALALALPHVTADGTVIEERNFVVVAACSVLLCTLVVPGLTLPALMRVLKLRNNEQDTKRARRALARRAEAVALSALRKNVELQELPENYQQAVRRRMNSLHSILAKDPDPHDAISDEKYTQIRAVIAKADSIQAIALEAARDELLKARREPNVDPHLVDEIVGRLDRRTATLDR